From Chryseobacterium sp. H1D6B, a single genomic window includes:
- a CDS encoding Crp/Fnr family transcriptional regulator — protein sequence MKKLSYFTELNDDELAALEKICTKTWLKKREIFVRPGDVNRNFMLIKKGMVRGYFYDEEGVEHTLFIPDDKESIAFGIPGSFNQGKPTKYYFEAIEETELLVFNVNEFENIAVQYQRIMNLYLGWLKNAFQILVSRLEILTTQKPCNRLNKLLEQRPNTVLQAKRKHLASFLGITPNSLSRIAARIKKTKKLS from the coding sequence ATGAAAAAATTATCCTATTTCACAGAATTAAATGATGATGAACTTGCTGCTTTGGAAAAAATATGCACAAAAACTTGGCTTAAGAAAAGAGAAATATTTGTAAGGCCGGGAGACGTCAACCGAAATTTCATGCTCATTAAAAAAGGAATGGTACGCGGGTATTTTTATGATGAAGAAGGAGTGGAGCACACCTTATTTATACCGGATGATAAAGAAAGTATAGCTTTTGGTATTCCAGGAAGTTTTAATCAGGGTAAACCTACCAAATACTACTTTGAGGCGATTGAGGAAACGGAACTATTAGTATTTAATGTAAATGAATTTGAAAATATTGCCGTTCAGTATCAACGAATTATGAACTTGTATTTGGGCTGGCTTAAAAATGCGTTTCAGATATTAGTTTCACGCTTGGAAATCCTTACCACCCAAAAACCATGCAATAGATTAAATAAACTTTTGGAGCAGCGCCCAAATACTGTATTACAGGCAAAAAGGAAACATCTCGCCAGTTTTTTAGGAATTACACCGAATTCTCTTTCCCGTATTGCAGCACGAATAAAAAAAACAAAAAAACTATCTTAA